ACGTACTGCTGGTGTTGTAATTGGTGGTTCTATTGCACCAATTTTTTACAATACAACACAAGATTCGGGTGGATTACCAATTACAACCGATGTTTCTGCATTAAATACCGGAGATGAAATTGTAATTAACAATACTAAAGGTGAAATTACTCGCAACGGACAAGTAATTTCTAAATACACTTTAAGCCCTGATACTTTAAGCGATGAATACAGAGCTGGTGGACGTATTCCATTGATCATTGGTAAAGCATTAACTGAGAAAGCCCGCACTTTATTAGACATGCCTGCAACCGACATTTTTAAAGTGGCTAACAACCCAAAAGCAAAACCCAAGCAAGCCTATACAATGGCACAAAAAATTGTGGGTAAAGCTTGCGGTGTAGAAGGCGTATTGCCAGGTACATCATGTGCTCCAAAAATGACAACTGTTGGATCTCAGGATACTACGGGACCAATGACTCGTGATGAGATTAAAGAATTGGCATGTTTAAAATTCGAAGCTCCCATGTTCATGCAGTCTTTCTGTCATACAGCAGCATATCCTAAAGCAACTGATGTAGCAATGCACAAAAGTATGCCAAAGTTTATTTCTGAGCGTAAAGGTGTACCTTTAAAACAAGGAGATGGTGTTATTCACTCATGGTTGAACCGTTTATTGATTCCTGATACTGTTGGTACAGGAGGTGATTCTCACACTCGTTTCCCATTGGGTATTTCATTCCCAGCTGGCTCAGGCTTGGTCGCTTTTGCAGGCGCATTAGGTTTTATGCCATTGGATATGCCAGAATCAGTATTAATCAAATTTAAAGGTGAGCTAAACCCAGGTATCACTTTGCGTGATGTAGTAAATGCTATTCCTTATTTTGCAATTCAAAACGGACAGTTAACTGTTCCTAAGAAAAACAAAATCAATATTTTTAATGGTAAGATTATCGAGATGGAAGGTCTTGAAAACATTACTGTTGAGCAAGCTTTTGAATTGACCGATGCAACTGCTGAGCGCTCTGCTGCCGCTGGTTGTATAAAGTTATCAGAAAAAAGAGTAATTGAGTATGTGAAGTCTAACGTTGCCTTAATGGAGTCTATGATTAAAATGGGTTACAAAGACGATCAAACTATTCAGAACCGTATCGATGCTTGTAATGAGTGGTTAGCTAATCCGGTATTGCTAGAAAGAGATGAGAATGCCGAATATGCTGCAAGCATCGAAATCGATCTTGCTGATATTACTGAGCCTATCCTTTGTTGTCCTAATGATCCGGATGATGTGAAATTACTTTCCG
This genomic interval from uncultured Marinifilum sp. contains the following:
- a CDS encoding bifunctional aconitate hydratase 2/2-methylisocitrate dehydratase yields the protein MIDAYLKHEASRATKGIPALPLNAEQTAELCGLLQNPIQEKEDFLLHLFKERIAPGVDDSTKVKADFLGKLLRDELNSPIISKSEAIQILGTMMGGYNVTVLVEALKDETLAKEAAEALKGIILVYNAFETIAELSKTNAAAKSVIESWAKAEWFTTREELPEEIKLKVYKVEGEINTDDFSPASQAFTRPDIPLHALAMGAGRFEDGIETIAKWRKEGHKVAFVGDVVGTGSSRKSAANSLLWHIGEDIPCVPNKRTAGVVIGGSIAPIFYNTTQDSGGLPITTDVSALNTGDEIVINNTKGEITRNGQVISKYTLSPDTLSDEYRAGGRIPLIIGKALTEKARTLLDMPATDIFKVANNPKAKPKQAYTMAQKIVGKACGVEGVLPGTSCAPKMTTVGSQDTTGPMTRDEIKELACLKFEAPMFMQSFCHTAAYPKATDVAMHKSMPKFISERKGVPLKQGDGVIHSWLNRLLIPDTVGTGGDSHTRFPLGISFPAGSGLVAFAGALGFMPLDMPESVLIKFKGELNPGITLRDVVNAIPYFAIQNGQLTVPKKNKINIFNGKIIEMEGLENITVEQAFELTDATAERSAAAGCIKLSEKRVIEYVKSNVALMESMIKMGYKDDQTIQNRIDACNEWLANPVLLERDENAEYAASIEIDLADITEPILCCPNDPDDVKLLSDVQNTEIKDVFIGSCMTNIGHFRACEKVWNGLTPSDKVRTYIAPPTRMDQAVLKEEATFATFSQLGVRIETPGCSLCMGNQLRVPDNSTVFSTSTRNFNNRMGTGAQVYLGSAELGAVVSVLGKLPSPAEYMEIYNEKIAAHKEEIYQYMQFDEMDMTDSLYQRRDL